In the Sarcophilus harrisii chromosome 3, mSarHar1.11, whole genome shotgun sequence genome, one interval contains:
- the TEX12 gene encoding testis-expressed protein 12 yields the protein MASQLVKSAENKSCKRPREMENETLMSPQLPSLPKSDSTFSESAMPSFYKAEVLEKVLNDMNKEINLLLTKYAQILSERAAVDASYIEEFDAIFKEASTLENLLKQKRESLRQRFTMIANTLQS from the exons ATGGCAAGTCAACTAGTGAAATCTGCAGAGAATAAAAGTTGTAAGCGCCCAAGAGAAATGGAG aaTGAAACTTTAATGAGTCCACAATTGCCTTCCCTTCCAAAATCAGATTCTACTTTTTCTGAAAGTGCTATGCCATCATTTTATAAAGCTGAAGTTCTGGAGAAAGTTTTAAATG ATATGAACAAGGAGATTAATCTACTGTTGACTAAATATGCACAGATTTTAAG TGAGAGAGCAGCAGTGGATGCTTCTTACATTGAAGAGTTTGATGCAATCTTCAAAGAAGCCAGTACTTTAGAAAAtcttctaaaacaaaaaagagaaagtctGAGGCAAAGATTCACAATGATTGCAAATACTCTGCAAagctaa